Genomic window (Helicoverpa zea isolate HzStark_Cry1AcR chromosome 9, ilHelZeax1.1, whole genome shotgun sequence):
ACCCAATAAACAACAAATTATAAGTGCGCAAAAGAacacgaaaaaataaaaaaaatcgaaacgCCGATGCACATCCGTCACAGAAAACGTTTTGAAAGTGACTGAAAGGTAGTGTTGCCTTAGTTATCTGTACGGAACAATATAATATGGTAGAAAACATACACAAAATATGCTCCTGTTTTTTCACTTCTATGCATATTACTAAAACGTTTTGTACGTCTTATACATTTCCTTAATTGACTCTCATTATGGTTTCAAATTTTAACACTGGCGGGAAAAAAGAAATGATGCTATAAAGTTCATCACCAGCTCAACAGTTTAGATAAGTTTTGATATAGATTTCAGTCTAGCAAATCTCTCCTAGTATTTTTTGATGCTTATGTAGATCGTTGTTATCTATAGCAGAATTTGGAGTGAACTGATATCTGCAAAAAAGCCCTGAGGTTGTTAAATAATATGGCTGTGTAGAAGAATAGTGTGGTGTAAAAGTAGCAACATCGAGAAAAGGCTATCAactatcaatcaatcaaattcaatttcaaaagtCAATGTCaaataatgtcaataaaaagtaaactcgagattctcgccacagagtgtctttggttagcacgtgtgcctagaattttcagctgttttaagtgttttggtgaacttttgtgacttagttttgtgtttgtgtgttgtctttttgtttgttaccagtggtgtgttgttatttcggtaactaaccagttttttacaagcataatggatcaaaataaaccccccgatcccgatcctcccgacatctctgcatatgctccactttcccccaactatccgctttcccaactcgctgatgttgcttgcagtatcgcggactcccagaccctatcaacctcgaataccaggaaacgctccggagatgatgccaacattggcgtgtcaaccccgccatcaaaacaacaaagaaacctagttggccgcagcaggtactctgctactgataaggcaccttttatcgttcatgtctctcgattggagccccagcctaacgccggtacctctctacaccctgttactttcggaatattcctacaaaaacataacattaccaatgttgtccgtgatggtgttaaaaaagttggtaggaaccgtgtgtctgtagagtttaaatcccctcaggatgcaaactcatttattatcaacagcattttacataagaactgctatgttgcctctatccccacttttaatataactaggatgggtgttgtgactggtgttcccacagatttaaatgaagaggaagcccaaaaatacttgcaggtcccttcaggttgtggtgaaatcctgaaagttcgtcgcataagcaggaaagtagttattgatggagtgactgtattcaaggcaacagagacatgtgtacttacctttgatggccaagtattacctcaaagagtattttgttgttacacctcccttccggttcagcaatatgtttatcccaccatccagtgccgtaagtgctgcaggtttggtcatgtggaactagtgtgtcggtccaagcctcgctgcagtaagtgcggccatgatcaccctggtgatggttgcagcacttctgaggcggaggcattctgtgtgctctgctcggggaatcattttgcaaatagcaaatcatgccccgagttgggtagacagaaggccattaagacggttatggctgagaagtccctttcatatgctgaagctagcaaatctgtcccacttacttctcgcaattatgctaatgctgcaaaagctattcccgtccccactcagtcataccgcaaaactgttttccttaagccaaagacccatgcccctctatctccctcttatgataaagctgcccatcagcagattattaactcccctgcaccttcacagcctgatggctgcgctctgaataacccattcattgatagtaatgtttcctcaataatagatatacttattaaacttctttctacaattctatccaccaataatacccaattaccgtccaacgttgcctaccaactaactaaccttttatcaaatattagaaatggcgcctcgccaagtattccttcaatggaatgtgaggagcgtgtggcataaaaagcacgacctcatattcctcctcaataaattcaagcctctggcttgctctgtagctgagacttggctcaccccgagtctcagttttaatataccactatttaatattctcagatgtgacagatctgatggctatggagggtcggctctccttgttaataatcgtgtccccctctccaccttgactcttccggttctggatggtgatatgaatatagttgcgtgtagaattgagggtatcactgttttatccgtgtatatttcccatcctcagcgtaggtttttaaccaccattagggacattttgaataacatagtgggacctgtgctcgtcatgggtgacttcaactgtcaccactttagatggggttccaatcgttgtgattcgtttggggaaggtttagtagaaatcttggatgattttgacctttgcatcttaaatgatggtagccctactcgtagatctcttccaggacagcaaaagagttgtgtagatctcacattctgttcagtagagttggcggcatcaattcattgggaatgtactactctgacgcatggtagcgaccattaccccattgttgtaactttaattaataaaacctttttagagaaaacgtctcctccactattgaagtacaacttgtccaaacctgattggtcgaggtttgcatctttactggaggagaaaattagtatgcttccaaatttaacttcaagttttcaagattcttctggtcactgccatgctaagagctgctacgatggctttatctcggccattacctcaagcgcagactctacctttccgttgcgcaactgtgccagaaataaaatcccgtcacccccgtggtgggatcaagaatgcacatcggttattaaagaaagaaaagaggccgaaaaacagtacaatgatgcgatgaatagcgacaatcttatacggtacagacgagtgttagctcaatctcggcggcttcttcgcaagaagaaacgccgcggttgggttaagttttgcacttctctatccccttccactcccatttcagcagtttggaagagcattaatcgtttcaggcgaggctgctccccatctatctcttcccctatctcgagagaaactgctgaatccttttttgacaaaatagctccagcctatgttccttcttcctcagaacttctgctcccgcctgtaaatattgtggatgatcctatgaatgaaccattttcgttagaggaacttgatacggtattacgtcatgttagggattccgccccaggcatagacggcataccgtactcatttgcagttcattttggttttgaagcaaaaaaatattttttaggaataataaattattgctatcaatttggttgggttcctgaacagtggaaagctcagatagtaattccccttttgaagcccggcaagactgctgatgatccgaatggccttagaccaattgctttgtcctcagtgttggccaagatattggaacatttaattaaaaatagacttgagtggttggtggagtctagggatctactgccgagtagtcagtttggctttagaaaggggcttagcaccatggacagtgtggcaattttggttactgatatccgtacagccttttccaaaaatgaatccgctgtagccactttccttgacatctcttccgcatacgacagcgtccttcttccagttctcaggcaaaaattgcaacagctgaggattccgggtaagatggtacaatgtatatgcgcactcctcatgtctcgctctttgatgctcagagtgcagggggaggtatttgaggtgagacagacgtggaagggccttccccaaggctcagttctaagccccctactatacaacctgtatacagcagacattggctcctgccttaatgctgactgccaccttttacaatacgctgacgatctagtgttgtatgtagttaatccatctattacggacgctgcctcatctctctgtctctccctggactctctgcacacatggcttttggaccatggtctctcgttatccgccccaaaaagctcggtagtgattttttcccgaaaacgactgatccctcaggtctcagttaacattcaaggacaagatattcccataggtaacaaatcaaaatttttaggcgttttcttagactcaaaattatccgggattcaccactttaattatttgatcaaaagatgcgaaagagcaatctccatcctaaaagctctcgctggtgtctggtggggggcccatcccttcactatgaaactggtctacaatgccttagtccgcagtatcctggactatgggtcacacttggtgattccaagcaacaaaggtgccttggccggtttagataggattcagtctcaatgccttcgaatcatctcaggttgcatgaagtcgtcgcctattaacgccttgcaggtcgaatgcgctgaacctcctttagccctgagacgtcagtacctcgcttcccgtttcctatccagggttattcccaagtcatctcaccccctcatcccaaaactcagagagcttgacactctttgtcacagctccaaatattgggaacacaaagaaatccccctattcctaaaagcatatcggttttttcaaaatttagaatcccccattgctccacatcccagacttcctttatttaattacccttatgaagtactttgcttcacccctaaaatattctataacattggcatatccaaaaactccccatctgcaaattcggcctttaatgcggttttgggtgaacgatggattgggtttcaaaagttcttcacggatgcttccaaatcaaatggtggctgtactggagccgcggtttactatcagaactctaaaataattttgaaattcagatgtccgaaggagtcttcagtatttacaggcgagtgtgtggcactattggaagcttgtcgttttatagagtctcatgagattagctgtggagttatctttactgactcccttagctgtctccaagccatatcccagaatccctttagaactaaactccattgtcctattgtcctggatattaaaaagtcccttttctcctgcactaggcaagagaaagaagtacacttagtctggatccctagccactgcggtatagcgggcaatgaatgtgccgatgcattggccaaagatgcgtgttcatctgagtccgctgatcttgcacacttctcccttcaagggcatgacctgctaaacctccctaaattgagtcttgagacctcgtggcaggaatggtggaacatctcaggcaaaaggaagggtagctcttatttcgccattcaaccggttgtaaaaccaaaaccgtggttttcaaatttcaaaagataccctaaacgggtaatttcagtcatgtgcagaattcggttaggtcactgctgtacaccggtctttctgcgcaaaattcgggtgcaggattcatccctctgcgagtgtggactggatgaaggtaccctggaccatatattttttgactgtcctatcaactcatcctttgatttatatggtcgtctccaaaaacttaaaattcctctcccgactaacttccgttccctcctatcccactcctgtccagaactgctccagatgctgttgatgttcattaatcaaaacaatattaaattataaattgtggcctatatttaggccacagtttgtatggttgtggtatatattatatgttatgtgttactaacattttgttgttgtttttatatatgtaaatatatttctgtttgtttcagtgccgtcctactaacacattaagttacacaagatcggccacagcaccatcttaaatcaatatatatatatttttaaatttattttaattaaaagcacttcttgcttctcatcccacttgtcattggcagaatcgtcgaaattgacatcgacacggattgccatacacaaaaatagaatagaatagaatagaagtaaACTCCGTAGCACTTGGCCGCGCGCGAGTTTTTGAGGAATTTCACGTGTTACCCTGATtcgaataaaatatcaaaataaaaatgtctcaCGATAAAAAACTCATTGACCTGGCAGTTAAGCTGTTTTCAATAGATGCCGTGAAGTTTGGAGAGTTTACGACTAAGAGCGGCATCAAAACAcctgtttattttgatttgagGGTTATAGTTAGTTACCCAGATGTAATGGTATGTTTCCTGTTGTTGTACCTTTTACTTTTTACACTGCCGTATATTCTAGACCCTTTcaatagaaatatttaaaatcgaaaCGTTTTGTGCAGTTATTTTGAGACAGtattataaaagttatttgatacattattacattaaaaacttACTTTAATTTCCAGGAGTCAATATCGAATCTCTTACTGGAACTAGCAATGAAAGATTTGAAGTATGATCACCTGTGCGGTGTGCCGTACACAGCTCTGCCCATTGCCACTATACTGAGCGTACTAACCAAAAAGTCCATGCTCATGAGACGTAAAGAAACAAAAGCTTACGGAACCAAAAAATCTATTGAAGGACACTACAAGGCTGGCCAGTCATGCCTCATCGTTGAAGACGTTGTCACCTCAGGGTCCAGTGTACTGGAAACTGTAAGAGATTTACGTAAAGAAGGTCTGATTGTTACCGATGCTGTCATCATTCTAGACAGAGAACAAGGAGGCAGCAATAATCTTGCAGCTGATGATGTGCAAATCAAGTCATTGTTTTCTATGTCATCTCTGATTGATATCTTGGTTAAGAATAATAAGATTACGGAAGAAATGGTcagaaaagttaaaaattacTTGAAGGAGACTCAAGCTCCTGTTATTGGTAAGTATTATACATTAGCAAATACTTGTAGTAGCTCATTTAGTACATTCCCatttaactaatatttttttaaattttacagATAAACCATTGGACAGAATCCTGCTGACTTACGAGAAGCGTGCAGAACTAGCCAAAAACGGTGTTGCTAAACAACTGTTCAACATTATGGCAACCAAGAAGACGAACTTGTGCCTCTCAGTAGACATGACATCTACCACAAAGATCCTAGATCTTTTAGAAAAGGTTGGAGAGCATGTCTGCTTAGTAAAAACTCATGCAGACATCATTGAAGACTACAGCACTGACTTCATCACCAGACTCAAGCAACTGGCAGACAGATTTaactttttgattttagaaGACAGAAAGTATGCTGATATTGGGCATACTGTCTCTTTGCAGTATTCTAAAGGGTTGTACAAAGTAGCGGACTGGGCTGACTGTGTCACTGCCCATTCTTTGCCTGGTGAAGGGATACTTAAGGCCTTGAATTCACCGAATGGTGTCAATCGGGGTGTCTTTCTACTGGCTGAAATGAGCAGTGAGgtaaattttcttttgtaacCATATGATTAAGGTATATTGTTTGGATTGTTGTTGTTCTAATTGTAATatacctttttatttttgtttacaggGTAACCTTATAACACCAGAGTACAGAGAAGCAACAGTTTCAATGGCTTCTAAATACCCAGAACTGATTACTGGATTTGTTTGTCAAAATAAAGACACCTTCAAGGACCCTGGACTCATACAGCTGACTCCAGGAGTTCAGCTGGAGAGCAGTAAGGATGACCTGGGTCAGGTGTACAACACCCCAGAAAAGGTGATATTGGAGAAAGGTGGTGATGTCATTGTGGTAGGAAGAGGCATTGTGGCAGCAAAGAGTCCAGAAGCTCAAGCAGTCATTTACAAGGATACTCTGTGGAAATGCTACTTGAAGAGAGTTTCCGGAAAACTTGAGTAGAAAATAGTACaatttattacctacataggtattatTCATATAgcaatttttcattatttcatattatgttTTGAGTTGTTTATGCCTGTTGTTagaaataagtatattttattccatGAATGTTGTATACAAGGACCAATTACTGTTGTGATAAAGCATAAATCATATATAGACTAATAGCCAATTTTGAGTGCTGTTTTTGTAAAACAGCCAAAATAGTGCCTTAACATTCCTAGGTGTTATACaccataataaatgtttttaaacataataaaataagcaatattGTACTATGTATTGTTATACACAATCTTTTATTAAAGATATTAGGAAAAAATGCATATTCCTTTTTTTATAAGATCCTTAAATAATTCTTGGCACGGTTGTTCTGTGGATGGGTTGTGAATCATGAGTTGTCCTTATGTGCTCCGGAAGGTAAATTGAATTACTGGCGCGATGGTAGTCAGAAGATTGAAATTCTAACAAAgagggtaaatgggttgaggagatcagatagaccGTTGCTCTGTGTAAAACATTgttacctactcagctgcatccagctAAACATAATGCCAAGCCTAATAAAAAAGCGGACAAGGCCGGGAAAGATGATATGAAGTCAGGCAACATTATTGATTTGGACcacgttatttttatttatgaaatctgGCAACTAATCGCTTAGACGTCAATCATaaacataatgtcaaaattgataATGACTTCAGTTTTGTacgcaacaaaacaaaacaaaacatcattatatattattttagacATGGATTATATAGTTAAGGAATTAGGTATAAGTAATAAGAATATATTCCCCACTGCCTCACCTGGCCTTTACTCCGTCGTCGTCCACACGAGCTGGCTGAAGAAATGGATAAAGAACCTCGAAATAGATACCTCGCTAAACAATGTAGATTTTACCTTGCAGCCTGGTGAAAGTGTACCTTATCCGTGgcgaaaaatatttatgagggTATGTACAtaatcaataatataattttaaccgtaattttgttgtttgaccaacctttaaattataaaatgtttttgtattatAGGTGTTGAGTAAAAAAGTATCCAAGGTTCTTCCTCTGCCTCGATTCAAACTCAACGAGAACACGAACGATACTCCCCTCACATTCTCTCAACTGCTGCAATATGTCTCACAAAGTAACCAAAGAACATTATGGAAAGAATCTTATAAGAAGTACTGTCAGAATAATGAAGGCAGCAAGGAAAGTACCATAGTGAATCTATTGGAGCATGACCAGCTCATGTCCGAGGTCGTGCTGCGCTTGTACGGATGTAATATAATTAGAGTTAAGTGCGATGCAACTGGCAAGCATATAGAGTACAAAGAGATTATACCTAATAAGCACATCCTAAAAATGTATGAAACTCATGGCAATCTACTAGCAGCTATGTTTACTATAGAAACAGACAATAACTTCTTCATAGTGTACAGAGGTCAATATGATAATACTCTTCTAGATTGTTTGAATTTCAGCCCTAATTTAATAGACATGAATTACAGCCGAGGTTTGTTTATTGTGTACCAGTTGTTGAATTTGTCAAAGGCTATGAGCGACAGAGGATTAAGTATAGGCATGCTTACTCTTGAAGATATTTATTTGTCTGAGAACTTGTGGATCCAAGTGGTGCCTATGATAACAAATAACATACATTGTTTGGATGCCTCCCTGATTATTGAGCATAATAGAAGTAAGCAGACTACTCCTGCAAACAGTCAAGGCCCTCCTAGTAAAAAAGGGGAGGAGTGGTGTTGGAGAAAGGAGGCGGTCCAGTTAGAAAAGCTGTGTATGCTTTGGGTGAGAGGCCGGATATCTAACCTGGATTATCTTCTACACCTGAATATGTTAGCTGGAAGATCTGCTAATGATCCCCAAGCTCATTTCATGGTCCCATGGGTGACTGATTTCTCATCGAGATGTGGTAAGTCTATGTTTCTTGGTGCATTTGTTTTCTCTTCCAGTCTGTCATCTTTATGTATCATTGTTCACACAATCCATTGAGTTGAGGTAAATATTAGTAGGTAgtaatgtgtttgtttgtttgataaaaatgaATGTATTGTGATTCATCTTCTGTTATCTATTGAACACATGGTTGTCAATTATCTCTAGGCattgtaggtaaataaacttttaatgtGCAGTTTAAGGATGCAATTTATGTTAGTGGGATTTttctagtattttataattaaattatgtggTTTCAGTGGGCTTTTTATTTGGACGTACATTTTTCTAGTAGATAATACTCCGTTACTAGGTTAATTGCTTTGTTATTTATGCCTTTCAAGTGTGGATAAAAGAACAAAAGGCCACATGTAGGTATCTGTTCATATGACAAAAATCCAGGTACATAACATTCGCATATTCATGAGCCACAATTACAATCTTAGCTT
Coding sequences:
- the LOC124633386 gene encoding uridine 5'-monophosphate synthase isoform X1 → MSHDKKLIDLAVKLFSIDAVKFGEFTTKSGIKTPVYFDLRVIVSYPDVMESISNLLLELAMKDLKYDHLCGVPYTALPIATILSVLTKKSMLMRRKETKAYGTKKSIEGHYKAGQSCLIVEDVVTSGSSVLETVRDLRKEGLIVTDAVIILDREQGGSNNLAADDVQIKSLFSMSSLIDILVKNNKITEEMVRKVKNYLKETQAPVIDKPLDRILLTYEKRAELAKNGVAKQLFNIMATKKTNLCLSVDMTSTTKILDLLEKVGEHVCLVKTHADIIEDYSTDFITRLKQLADRFNFLILEDRKYADIGHTVSLQYSKGLYKVADWADCVTAHSLPGEGILKALNSPNGVNRGVFLLAEMSSEGNLITPEYREATVSMASKYPELITGFVCQNKDTFKDPGLIQLTPGVQLESSKDDLGQVYNTPEKVILEKGGDVIVVGRGIVAAKSPEAQAVIYKDTLWKCYLKRVSGKLE
- the LOC124633386 gene encoding uridine 5'-monophosphate synthase isoform X2 — protein: MSHDKKLIDLAVKLFSIDAVKFGEFTTKSGIKTPVYFDLRVIVSYPDVMVSISNLLLELAMKDLKYDHLCGVPYTALPIATILSVLTKKSMLMRRKETKAYGTKKSIEGHYKAGQSCLIVEDVVTSGSSVLETVRDLRKEGLIVTDAVIILDREQGGSNNLAADDVQIKSLFSMSSLIDILVKNNKITEEMVRKVKNYLKETQAPVIDKPLDRILLTYEKRAELAKNGVAKQLFNIMATKKTNLCLSVDMTSTTKILDLLEKVGEHVCLVKTHADIIEDYSTDFITRLKQLADRFNFLILEDRKYADIGHTVSLQYSKGLYKVADWADCVTAHSLPGEGILKALNSPNGVNRGVFLLAEMSSEGNLITPEYREATVSMASKYPELITGFVCQNKDTFKDPGLIQLTPGVQLESSKDDLGQVYNTPEKVILEKGGDVIVVGRGIVAAKSPEAQAVIYKDTLWKCYLKRVSGKLE